The DNA sequence TGGGCCACGGTCAGGCCGGCGACGACCGCCGTCACGGTTGCGATGTCGTCCTGGTCAGGTTCGGGCCGGCGACCAGGCAGGCGATACCGCCCAGCACCGCCACCCCGGCCAGCAGCAGCATCGCCGCGCGGGCCGCCCCGACGGTGACGACCTCGCCGATCTGACTGTGCAGCAGGGTGCCGACGGCTGCGGCGCCCAGCATCGAACCGATCTGCAACGAGGTGATCAGCACCCCGGACGCGGCGCCGGCCTGCTGCTGTTCGACGTCGGACAACGCGACCACCGCCAGCGGGGTGAACAGGAACGCGTTGCCGACACCGATGACGCACATCGGGGCGACGAACGCCGTCCACGTCGCACCGTCGCGCATCTCGATCGCCGCCCACGCCATGCCGGCGACGGTGGCCGCCGCCCCGACCAGCAGCAGGTAGCGGCCCTGGACGCGGTCGGCGAGTCTGCCGGCCACCGGGTCGAGCAGGGTGGAGAACAGCGACGCCGGCACGATCATCAGCCCGGCGGCCCACGCGTCGAGGCCGAGCACCTGCTGGAAGTACAGCGACAGCACCAGCACCAGGCCGATGACGGTGCCGGAGGTGGTCAGCGAGAAGCCGTTCATCAGCGGGAAGTTGCGCCGCCGGAACAGCGCGAACGGCACCAGCGGCTCCCGGTCCTGGCGGCGGCGCTGCTGCGTGAGGAAGGCCACCACGAACAGCCCGGACACGCCGAGCGTCGCCCAGATGCCGGCGTTCCAGCCGTACCGTTCGCCCTGACTGATGCCGAACGCCAGGCAGAACAGCGCCGCCGAGGCCAGCACCACCCCGGGCACGTCGAGCCGGCGGCGGACGCGTTGCGCGACCTCGGGCAGCACGAGCCGGCCGACCACGAGCATCAGCAACCCGAGCGGCAGGTTCAGCCAGAAGATCCACCGCCAGTCGAGGGTGCTGACCAGCACCCCGCCGGCGGCCGGTCCGCTGATCGCGGCGATCCCGCCGACCGCGCCCCGGATGCCGAACGCCGTGCCCCGGCGGTCCGGCGGGAAGGCCTCCATCAGCAGGGCGAGGGTCTGCGGGGTGAGCAGCGCCGCGCCGAGACCCTGCACCGCGCGGGCGGCGATCAGCTGGCCGGGCCCTTGGGCCAGGCCGGCGGCGACACTGGCGGCGGTGAAGACGGCGACCCCGAGCAGGAAGATCCGCCGGCGGCCGTAGAGGTCACCGAGCCGGCCGGCGGTGATCAGGGCCATCGCCAGCAGGAAGATGTAGGCGCTCAGCGACCACACCACCTGGTCGGCCGACGCGTCGAGGTCGGCCATGATGCTGGGTACCGCGACGGCGAGCACCGCCACGTCGAGCTGGGTGAGGAAGTACGCCAACGACAGGACGGCCAGCACCGCCCACGGGTTGCCGCGCAGTCTCGTCAGCAGCTTCGGCTCGCTCACGGTCGTCATCCGGTCGGCTCCAGCCAGATCATCGGGGGGATCTTGTTGGTGCGGTCCACCCGGCGCAGCCGCGGCACCTGTTCGACGGCGACCGCCGTCGGGTGGTGCTGGGCGACGACGCCCAGGTCGTAGAACTGGTGCAGCAGCCGGGTGCGTACCGCCGCCGGGTCGGCGTCCCCGGTGTAGTGCACGGTCACCGCGCTGACCGAGTGGCGCTCGCCGGCGGCCCGCCGCAGCAGCAGCTGTGCGTCGCGTACTCCTGGTGCGGCGCGGACGATGTCCAGCACCGTACCGATGCCGACCAGCGCGCCGTGCAGCTTGATCGCGTCGTCGGCGCGGCCCAGCACCCGCAGCGCGTCCGGTCGGCCGCAGCCGCAGGCCGCCGCCGCGACCCGGTCGCCGAGCCGGTACCGCACGGTCGGCACGGTCCAGCCGTCACCCACTCTGGACAGCAGGGCGCCGGCGTCGTCGGGCTCGAGCACCTGGTCGGGCATCAGGTGCAGCACCGAGGTGTCGCACGCCGGGGTGTTCGTGGCGATGACGTACGTTTCGACCGAACCGTAGTTGCCCCAGAGCTGGACCTGCGGGAACGCCTTCCGCACGATGGTCGCCTTCTCCTCGGTCCACGGCTCGGCCATCCAGATGATCTTTTCGATCGGGGTGGCCGCGCCCGCGTCGAGTACGCCCCGGGCCAGGTCGGCCAGGGCCGTCGGGGTGCCGGCGACCGCGTTGACGCCGAGCCGACTCAGGGTCGGCAGCCAGCCGTCGACCTCCTCCGGGGTGATCGGACCGAACGGTGCCACGTCGGCACCGCAGCGTCCGGCCAGCTCCTGCATGTAGTAGTGCGACGCCCACAGCCGGCCGGGGGTGAACAGGTTGAGCAGCAGGTCACCGCCGACCAGCGGTCGCCACTGCCGCAGCAGCCGGTCGATGGCCTGGTGGTACGCCACGTAGGTGAGCTTGGGCTGCCCGGTGGTGCCGCCGCTGGACAGCAGCAGCGCACCGGTCCGCCGGGTCACCGCGTGCGATACGGCGAAGATCTCGTCCGGTCCGGTGACCGGCAGGTCGGCGAGTCCGGTGGCGGTGTCCGGCACGGCCGGGGCACCGGCGGCGGCGTTGCGTCGGGCCTGGTCGCGCAGCGCGTCCCAGGGCACCGCGCCGATCATCCCGGCCGCCGACGCGACTGGTCGTCACCGGCGGCGTGCCACCGGGCGAATCCGGCCAGGTACGCCTCGAACCGGGCCCGCACGATCGCCCGGGCGGCGGCGTCCTGCTCGGGAATGCCGTTGAACGCGACCGCGCCGTCGAGTTCGATCTCCGACACCCAGTGCCGCTCGCCGTCGAAGAGGAAGTCCAGAGTGAAGTACGGCGTGGGCAGCCGTTCGGCGACGTAGGCGACGGTGTCGGCGAGCTCCGGCGGCAGAGCGGAGTAGCCGCGTTCGTGCCGGCCGCCGCTGGCCTTGGTCACGGCCAGGCAGTAGCCGTCCTTGTAGCCGTACAGCACGGTGTGTGCCTGCCCGTCGACGACATACACCCGCTGTTCGCGTACCACCTTGAGGTAGGGCTGGGCGACCAGCGCGGTGTCCGAGCCACCGGCGAGTCCGATGAGACCTTTCAGGTCGTTCATGTTGTGTACCACCGAGATGCCCAGGCCCATGCCCCAGTAGGCGGGTTTGACGATCAACGGGAACGGCAGCGCGGCGAGCGCGGCGTCGCTGTGACCGGCCATCGCCTCCCGGCCGCTGCCCACCCGGATCGTCGGCAGCAGCGGGATCGGACTGCCAGCCAGGTGCACCACGCTGGCCAGCTTGTCCTCGCCGATGTAGGAC is a window from the Solwaraspora sp. WMMD792 genome containing:
- a CDS encoding MFS transporter, which codes for MTTVSEPKLLTRLRGNPWAVLAVLSLAYFLTQLDVAVLAVAVPSIMADLDASADQVVWSLSAYIFLLAMALITAGRLGDLYGRRRIFLLGVAVFTAASVAAGLAQGPGQLIAARAVQGLGAALLTPQTLALLMEAFPPDRRGTAFGIRGAVGGIAAISGPAAGGVLVSTLDWRWIFWLNLPLGLLMLVVGRLVLPEVAQRVRRRLDVPGVVLASAALFCLAFGISQGERYGWNAGIWATLGVSGLFVVAFLTQQRRRQDREPLVPFALFRRRNFPLMNGFSLTTSGTVIGLVLVLSLYFQQVLGLDAWAAGLMIVPASLFSTLLDPVAGRLADRVQGRYLLLVGAAATVAGMAWAAIEMRDGATWTAFVAPMCVIGVGNAFLFTPLAVVALSDVEQQQAGAASGVLITSLQIGSMLGAAAVGTLLHSQIGEVVTVGAARAAMLLLAGVAVLGGIACLVAGPNLTRTTSQP
- a CDS encoding AMP-binding protein — encoded protein: MIGAVPWDALRDQARRNAAAGAPAVPDTATGLADLPVTGPDEIFAVSHAVTRRTGALLLSSGGTTGQPKLTYVAYHQAIDRLLRQWRPLVGGDLLLNLFTPGRLWASHYYMQELAGRCGADVAPFGPITPEEVDGWLPTLSRLGVNAVAGTPTALADLARGVLDAGAATPIEKIIWMAEPWTEEKATIVRKAFPQVQLWGNYGSVETYVIATNTPACDTSVLHLMPDQVLEPDDAGALLSRVGDGWTVPTVRYRLGDRVAAAACGCGRPDALRVLGRADDAIKLHGALVGIGTVLDIVRAAPGVRDAQLLLRRAAGERHSVSAVTVHYTGDADPAAVRTRLLHQFYDLGVVAQHHPTAVAVEQVPRLRRVDRTNKIPPMIWLEPTG